The stretch of DNA AGCGCCACCACCGTCGCCAGTATCAGCGCTATGAATAATCGAAGCGGGTTTTTCATCTTTAACTATTATATCGGCTGATGTCGGGCTAAGCTGAATTAATTATTTCTGACTCCATCCCCGCAACCTTGCATTCTACCACTGACTTCGGTAGATTTCACATTCTTTGCGAGTCCGAGCAACCTGCTATGGCATAACGACATAGTTGGAACTTGGGCCTTCTTTAACAGAATCTCTATTGCTTTAATTGTGGGCTGAAATTATCTTTTATGTATATGGGCGGAAATTCTGCTTAGCCAGGCAACTGCTGACAAGCCAAAATATGACTATCCCGCCTGAACGGGACTGCCTGCTATACAGGGTACACTCTTAATTAAGGGAGAGACAGATTATATGTGGTACCAGCCGGAGATGGATGCGCTTATCACTTTTCTCTTCAAGGTGATTGCCGCGGTTGCGGTCGGTTTTCTTATTGGGCTGGAACGGGAGCGGTCGCACAAACCGGCCGGAATCAGAACCAATATCCTTGTCGTCCTCGGCGCCACCCTGTTTACCATCATGTCCTTTGAAATAGCGGGCGACTTTGAGGGAGATTTTGGGCGGATTGCCGCCAATATTGTAACCGGCATCGGTTTCCTTGGCGCAGGGGCAATCATACAAGCCCAGGGTTCTGTCCGCGGTTTGACCACCGCCGCTATCATCTGGGTCAACGGCGCTTTGGGCCTGATGATTGGCACCGGCAAGTTTCTCGAAACGGCCATTGTGACTCTTGTCAT from Candidatus Zixiibacteriota bacterium encodes:
- a CDS encoding MgtC/SapB family protein, coding for MWYQPEMDALITFLFKVIAAVAVGFLIGLERERSHKPAGIRTNILVVLGATLFTIMSFEIAGDFEGDFGRIAANIVTGIGFLGAGAIIQAQGSVRGLTTAAIIWVNGALGLMIGTGKFLETAIVTLVIIIVLYGLRKIEKKLAPENGNP